A DNA window from Syngnathus typhle isolate RoL2023-S1 ecotype Sweden linkage group LG2, RoL_Styp_1.0, whole genome shotgun sequence contains the following coding sequences:
- the cacna1fb gene encoding calcium channel, voltage-dependent, L type, alpha 1F subunit isoform X2, producing MQHNHKSAARNGYANAVDGEDGGGEGEEGGEEDGGEGGGGGGGEERDGGDWDEELEGDDQGVRMTRTDTLHSTTSSTGTQRRRGQHAKKQVQGTNQVQRAPRALYCLKLNNPIRRAALSIVEWKPFDIFILLAIFANCVALGVSKPFPEDDSNSTNHDLEQVEYVFLIIFTVETFLKILAYGLVMHPSSYIRNGWNLLDFVIVIVGLFSVVLETMTHKSGEQASTHHMPGKPGGLDVKALRAFRVLRPLRLVSGVPSLQIVLNSIMKAMVPLLHIALLVLFVIIIYAIIGLELFIGRMHRTCYYIESDTYVEDDPVPCAFAGHGRQCAVNGTECRGRWDGPNGGITNFDNFFFAMLTVFQCITMEGWTDVLYWMNDAIGFELPWVYFVSLVIFGSFFVLNLVLGVLSGEFSKEREKAKARGDFQKLREKQQMEEDLCGYMDWITQAEDMDDLDEDGNSRPSLGDLSDKKKGKFGWFSHSNETHASLPASETGSENTENIDEEHTDCCQVCSARMMKIGCCRTLRRWNRVCRRNCRTAVKSVTFYWVVLVLVFLNTSLSASEHYNQPDWLTQVQDIANKVLLSLFTVEMLLKMYSLGLAHYFVAFFNRFDCFVVCGGIMETILVELGIMPPLGISVLRCVRLLRIFKVTRHWTALSNLVASLLNSMKSIASLLLLLFLFLIIFALLGMQLFGGKFNFDETQTKRSTFDAFPQALLTCFQILTGEDWNVVMYDGIMAYGGPVFPGMIVCIYFVILFICGNYILLNVFLAIAVDNLAGGDGDDKAKEKKTEEAEEEVEEKEVKVDIDEDTEYEEEEEIPEGEDDGGVQLKIADLAPPKEKILPIPDGSAFFCLSKTNPIRVACHTLIHHHIFTNLILVFIILSSCSLAAEDPIRAHSFRNNVLGYADYAFTSIFTVEILFKMTVHGAFLHQGSFCRNWFNLLDLLVVSVSLVSFFLHSSAISVVKILRVLRVLRPLRAINRAKGLKHVVQCVFVAIKTIGNIMIVTTLLQFMFACIGVQLFKGKFYRCTDEAKHTPEQCKGTFVVYKDGDVNHPMVRERIWHNSDFNFDNVLMGMMALFTVSTFEGWPALLYKAIDANEENSGPIYNYRVEISIFFIVYIIIIAFFMMNIFVGFVIITFREQGEQEYKNCELDKNQRQCVEYALKAQPLKLYIPKNPVQYKFWSIINSTVFEYVMFVLILLNTVTLAVQHYEQSKTFSHIMDILNMVFTGLFTVEMLLKLLALRLRHYFVDAWNSFDALIVVGSVVDIVVTEFSSGEDSSRVSITFFRLFRVMRLVKLLSKGEGIRTLLWTFIKSLQALPYVALLIAMIFFIYAVIGMQTFGKIAMQDHTHINRNNNFQTFPQAVLLLFRCATGEAWQEIMLASLPGKRCDPESDHEPGEEFTCGSNFAIVYFISFFMLCAFLIINLFVAVIMDNFDYLTRDWSILGPHHLDEFKRIWSEYDPEAKGRIKHLDVVALLRRIQPPLGFGKLCPHRVACKRLVAMNMPLNADGMVTFNATLFALVRTALKIKTEGNPDQENEELRGIIKKIWKKMKPKLLDEVIPPHEEEEVTVGKFYATFLIQDYFRKFRKRKERGGLSVETDATNPSAVQLCKAGLKTLQDLGPEMRMALDEDLDEEEEEGEEEEEEEVEETMRDEEEMDTVGPHKDRRGSGRVIGDSGVVNGGLIHRVGSLGKMSNGGDYDTRISRRDNLRSSVNHHQRRPSVRNGLLDHTHKRPSHYKHGRRDLREKHWRNGDMDMSRESRYYTREDDADSITSTERYYPDDPMHHDGHAPYSHYGNSYTETRRTTRRRLLPATPTGRKPSFNIQCLRRQGSSDDLPMPGTYHPNSPPRRSRTQTYSSYDCPPLSGRSSVTSSTSWANPCPRRGRLLYAPLILVEEEGSPSWGRAGGGEQGGGTGGGCQDKLAGVGRGVNVTGAAPSPAWYGSPGAPPPYRAYTTLRVPSQLGAPFGEKRGSADSLVEAVLISEGLGLYARDPKFVAFAKREIADACHMTVDEMESAASDLLGSASHDFLNTTSGDPAALYSDEEPIRMSREEEELADEMSCVTSF from the exons GCGCAGCACGTAACGGCTACGCCAACGCTGTGGATGGTGAAGATGGTGGCGGCGAGGGTGAGGAAGGTGGGGAGGAGgacggaggagaaggaggaggcggaggtgggggagaggagagaGACGGCGGGGACTGGGACGAGGAGCTGGAAGGGGACGACCAGGGAGTGAGAATGACTCGGACAGATACCCTCCACTCGACCACCAGTTCCACCGGAACGCAACGTAGGAGAGGACAACATGCAAAGAAACAG GTCCAGGGAACCAATCAGGTCCAGCGAGCTCCCCGAGCGCTGTACTGCCTGAAGCTCAACAACCCAATCAGACGTGCTGCGCTGTCTATTGTTGAGTGGAA GCCTTTTGACATCTTCATTCTGTTAGCCATCTTTGCTAATTGTGTGGCACTGGGTGTGTCCAAACCGTTTCCTGAGGATGACTCCAACTCCACCAACCATGACCTG gaACAAGTGGAGTATGTCTTCCTCATCATCTTCACAGTGGAAACCTTCCTGAAGATCTTGGCTTACGGTTTGGTCATGCACCCAAGTTCTTACATCCGCAATGGCTGGAATCTTCTGGACTTTGTTATTGTCATCGTCGG GTTGTTCAGTGTCGTCTTGGAGACCATGACCCACAAGTCAGGGGAGCAGGCGAGTACGCACCACATGCCAGGCAAACCTGGAGGTCTGGATGTCAAAGCGCTGCGCGCCTTTCGGGTCTTGCGGCCCCTCAGGCTGGTTTCCGGTGTTCCGA GTCTGCAGATTGTGCTGAACTCTATCATGAAGGCGATGGTTCCGCTGCTCCACATCGCTCTGCTGGTCCTTTTCGTCATCATCATCTATGCCATCATCGGCCTGGAGCTCTTCATCGGACGCATGCACAGAACTTGCTACTACATAGAAAGTG ACACCTACGTGGAAGACGACCCTGTGCCGTGCGCCTTCGCGGGTCACGGCCGGCAGTGCGCGGTGAACGGCACTGAGTGCCGCGGCCGTTGGGACGGGCCCAATGGCGGCATCACCAATTTCGACAACTTCTTCTTCGCCATGTTGACGGTGTTCCAGTGCATCACCATGGAGGGCTGGACCGACGTCCTCTACTGG ATGAACGACGCTATCGGTTTTGAGCTCCCGTGGGTCTATTTTGTCAGTCTGGTCATCTTTGGTTCCTTCTTCGTTCTCAACCTGGTTCTTGGTGTCCTCAGTGG AGAGTTCAGCAAAGAGAGGGAGAAGGCGAAGGCTCGTGGCGATTTCCAGAAGCTCCGCGAGAAACAGCAGATGGAGGAGGACCTGTGTGGATACATGGATTGGATCACTCAGGCTGAGGACATGGACGACCTGGATGAAGATGGAAACTcac GTCCATCTCTGGGTGATTTGTCAGACAAGAAGAAAGGGAAGTTTGGATGGTTCAGTCACTCTAATGAAACACACG CAAGTCTTCCCGCTAGCGAAACAGGTTCTGAGAACACGGAAAACATTGATGAAGAACATACTGACTGCTGCCAGGTCTGCAG tgcTCGAATGATGAAGATCGGCTGCTG TCGGACGTTGCGACGCTGGAACCGTGTGTGTCGCAGGAACTGTCGTACCGCCGTCAAATCGGTGACATTCTATTGGGTGGTCCTGGTGCTCGTCTTCCTCAACACTTCGCTCAGCGCCTCAGAGCACTACAACCAACCTGATTGGCTGACGCAGGTGCAGG ATATCGCCAACAAGGTACTGCTGTCACTGTTCACGGTGGAGATGCTGCTGAAGATGTACAGCCTGGGCCTGGCGCATTACTTCGTGGCGTTCTTCAACCGCTTTGACTGTTTCGTGGTGTGCGGCGGCATCATGGAAACTATTCTGGTGGAGCTGGGCATCATGCCACCGTTGGGAATCTCTGTGCTGCGTTGTGTCCGCCTGCTGCGTATCTTCAAGGTCACACG CCATTGGACAGCTCTGTCCAACCTGGTAGCGTCTCTGCTCAACTCCATGAAGTCCATCGCCTCGCTACTGCTGCTTcttttcctcttcctcatcatctTCGCGCTGCTGGGCATGCAGCTCTTTGGCGGAAAGTTCAATTTCGACGAGACACAGACCAAGCGCAGCACCTTCGACGCCTTCCCGCAGGCGCTGCTCACCTGCTTTCAG ATCCTGACCGGCGAGGACTGGAACGTGGTGATGTACGACGGAATCATGGCGTACGGCGGCCCCGTCTTTCCTGGGATGATTGTCTGCATCTACTTTGTTATTCTCTTCATTTGCGGAAACT ACATCCTGCTCAACGTCTTCTTGGCCATCGCTGTGGACAATTTGGCCGGAGGCGATGGAGACGACAAGGCAAAAGA GAAGAAGACGGAGGAAGCCgaggaagaggtggaggagaaggaAGTGAAG GTGGACATTGATGAAGACACCGAgtacgaggaagaggaggagattcCGGAAGGCGAAGATG ACGGCGGTGTGCAGCTCAAAATTGCTGACCTGGCCCCACCCAAGGAAAAGATTCTTCCCATCCCAGACGGCAGTGCGTTCTTCTGCCTCAGCAAGACCAACCC CATCCGAGTGGCGTGCCACACTCTAATCCACCATCACATCTTCACCAACCTCATCCTGGTCTTCATCATCCTCAGCTCATGCTCACTGGCCGCCGAGGACCCCATCAGAGCGCACTCCTTCCGCAACAAC GTTCTGGGTTATGCCGACTACGCCTTCACCTCCATCTTCACAGTGGAAATCTTGTTCAAG ATGACAGTCCACGGAGCGTTCCTGCACCAGGGCTCCTTCTGCAGGAACTGGTTCAACTTGCTGGATCTCCTCGTCGTCAGCGTATCACTTGTCTCCTTCTTTTTGCA TTCCAGTGCAATCTCAGTGGTCAAGATCCTGAGGGTCCTCCGTGTGCTCAGACCTCTGAGGGCCATCAACAGAGCCAAAGGCCTCAAG CACGTGGTCCAGTGTGTTTTTGTGGCTATCAAGACCATCGGAAATATCATGATCGTCACAACGTTGCTCCAGTTCATGTTTGCATGTATCGGAGTACAACTGTTCAAG GGTAAATTCTATCGTTGTACCGATGAGGCCAAGCACACTCCTGAACAGTGCAA AGGGACGTTTGTGGTGTACAAAGATGGAGATGTAAACCATCCAATGGTGCGAGAACGAATTTGGCACAACAGTGACTTCAATTTTGATAATGTGCTCATGGGAATGATGGCACTCTTCACTGTGTCCACGTTTGAGGGCTGGCCTGC TCTGCTATACAAAGCCATCGACGCCAACGAGGAGAACTCGGGTCCCATCTACAACTACCGTGTGGAAATTTCCATCTTCTTTATCGtctacatcatcatcatcgccttcTTCATGATGAACATCTTCGTGGGTTTTGTTATCATCACATTCAGGGAGCAGGGCGAGCAGGAGTACAAAAACTGTGAACTGGACAAGAACCAG CGCCAATGCGTCGAGTACGCTCTGAAGGCTCAGCCCCTTAAGCTCTACATCCCCAAGAACCCAGTCCAGTACAAGTTCTGGTCCATCATCAACTCCACGGTCTTCGAGTACGTCATGTTTGTGCTCATCCTGCTCAACACCGTCACGCTCGCCGTCCAG CACTACGAGCAGTCCAAGACCTTCAGCCACATCATGGACATCCTCAACATGGTCTTCACTGGACTCTTCACCGTTGAAATGCTGCTCAAACTACTAGCCCTCAGACTTAGG cATTACTTTGTGGATGCATGGAATTCCTTCGACGCTCTCATCGTGGTTGGCAGCGTGGTGGACATTGTGGTGACAGAGTTCAGC AGCGGAGAGGACAGCTCTCGAGTGTCTATCACGTTCTTCCGCCTTTTCCGAGTGATGCGATTGGTCAAGCTGTTAAGCAAAGGGGAGGGCATCCGCACCTTGCTGTGGACCTTCATCAAGTCGTTGCAG GCGCTGCCGTATGTTGCCTTGCTCAttgccatgattttcttcatttACGCCGTCATCGGCATGCAG ACGTTTGGGAAGATTGCCATGCAggatcacacacacatcaacagGAACAACAACTTCCAGACTTTTCCGCAGgctgtcctcctcctcttcag GTGTGCGACGGGCGAGGCATGGCAGGAGATCATGCTGGCCAGTCTTCCTGGGAAACGCTGCGATCCCGAGTCCGACCACGAGCCGGGAGAAGAGTTCACTTGTGGGAGCAACTTTGCCATTGTTTACTTCATCAGCTTCTTCATGCTCTGCGCTTTCCTG ATCATCAACTTGTTTGTGGCTGTCATCATGGACAACTTTGACTACCTAACCCGTGATTGGTCTATCCTGGGCCCACATCACCTGGATGAGTTCAAAAGGATCTGGTCAGAATACGATCCGGAGGCCAA GGGTCGCATTAAACATTTGGACGTTGTGGCTCTACTTCGGAGGATACAACCTCCTCTCGGCTTTGGGAAACTGTGTCCTCACAGAGTCGCCTGTAAG CGTCTGGTGGCTATGAACATGCCTCTAAACGCAGATGGCATGGTGACCTTCAACGCCACCCTCTTTGCGCTGGTCCGCACGGCACTAAAGATCAAGACAGAAG GCAACCCAGACCAGGAGAACGAGGAGCTGAGGGGGATCATTAAGAAGATCTGGAAGAAAATGAAACCAAAACTCCTGGATGAAGTCATTCCACCGCATGAAG AAGAAGAAGTGACAGTTGGGAAGTTCTACGCCACCTTCCTGATCCAAGACTACTTCCGCAAATTCCGGAAGAGAAAGGAACGAGGGGGTCTAAGTGTGGAGACTGATGCCACCAACCCTTCAGCTGTACAG CTGTGTAAAGCGGGTCTGAAGACTCTGCAGGATCTCGGTCCAGAGATGCGTATGGCCCTTGATGAAGACctggatgaggaagaggaggagggggaagaagaagaagaagaagaggtggaggagaccATGAGGGATGAGGAAGAG ATGGACACAGTGGGTCCACATAAAGACCGACGAGGATCCGGAAGAGTCATAGGTGACAGCGGCGTGGTAAACGGCGGTTTGATCCATCGGGTCGGTTCTCTCGGCAAGATGTCTAACGGCGGCGATTACGACACCCGCATCTCACGGCGAGACAATCTGAGGTCATCTGTCAACCATCACCAACGCCGACCCTCAGTCAGGAATGGCCTTCTAGACCACACTCACAAGAGGCCGTCACATTACAAACACGGAAG GAGGGATTTGAGGGAAAAACACTGGAGAAATGGAGACATGGACATGTCTAGAGAGTCACGTTACTACACAAGAGAAGACGACGCAGACAGCATCACATCCACGGAAAG ATATTACCCTGATGATCCTATGCACCATGATGGCCACGCCCCCTATAGTCACTATGGTAACAGCTATACCGAGACGAGGAGGACAACACGGAGGCGTCTTCTTCCGGCCACACCCACAG GTCGAAAGCCGTCGTTCAACATTCAGTGTCTGAGACGTCAGGGCAGCAGCGACGACTTGCCCATGCCCGGAACGTACCACCCTAATTCTCCTCCACGCCGTTCCCGCACTCAG ACGTACAGCAGTTACGACTGTCCTCCGTTGTCCGGTCGCTCCTCTGTGACGTCCTCCACATCCTGGGCCAATCCGTGTCCTCGTCGCGGTCGCCTCCTGTATGCTCCTCTCATtctggtggaggaggagggcagCCCGTCGTGGGGGCGAGCCGGAGGAGGAGAACAAGGAGGAGGAACAGGAGGAGGCTGCCAGGACAAGCTGGCGGGAGTTGGAAGAG GAGTTaacgtgacgggagcggcgccaAGTCCCGCCTGGTACGGCAGCCCGGGAG CCCCGCCTCCTTACAGAGCCTACACCACCCTCAGAGTTCCTTCGCAGCTCGGGGCTCCGTTTGGCGAGAAACGAGGCTCGGCTGACAGCCTGGTGGAGGCG GTTCTCATCTCTGAAGGTCTTGGCCTTTACGCACGTGATCCTAAATTTGTGGCGTTTGCTAAGCGGGAGATTGCGGATGCATGTCACATGACCGTGGACGAGATGGAATCGGCTGCCAGCGACCTGCTGGGGTCCGCGAGCCACGACTTCCTCAACACCACCAGTGGAGATCCCGCTGCACTCTACAGCGACGAGGAGCCAATCAGGATGAGCCGAGAAGAGGAAGAGCTGGCCGACGAGATGAGCTGTGTGACGTCATTTTGA